From a region of the Lactuca sativa cultivar Salinas chromosome 4, Lsat_Salinas_v11, whole genome shotgun sequence genome:
- the LOC111896478 gene encoding putative B3 domain-containing protein At3g24850, whose product MGNILAPDAKGRNKCAPSACMGYEDDDTDEYYLNAGEDEDEEEDEAQREYYRKKIMELYEEKMKKFAREDALADQIKCEERKMLCKRPTKKIKMQQPKPTTQIVSNQVTQQLKQFITNNEMNGAERKKWKSTPTVEKNKKVEIVKNQITQELEEFITNKLKGKEAKVVIQKTLFSSDLRKNQNRLSMPMKQLKPDEFLRKNEKEDLENGMELKVGLLGPRLEMHKKPMMLKMWRMKSTKNYVLKTNWNEFVMVNEKDFKNKENTEIQVWSFRIDEDLCFAITFLEKDVEGQNDAT is encoded by the coding sequence ATGGGAAATATCTTGGCACCGGATGCAAAAGGAAGAAACAAGTGTGCCCCTTCTGCTTGTATGGGATATGAGGATGATGATACTGATGAATACTATCTAAATGCCGGGGAGGatgaggatgaagaagaggatgAGGCTCAAAGAGAATATTATCGAAAGAAGATCATGGAATTGTATGAGGAAAAGATGAAGAAGTTTGCTCGAGAAGATGCCTTAGCCGATCAAATTAAGTGTGAAGAAAGAAAAATGCTGTGCAAACGTCCCACGAAGAAGATAAAGATGCAGCAACCAAAACCTACTACACAGATTGTGAGCAACCAGGTAACCCAACAGTTGAAACAGTTCATCACCAATAATGAGATGAACGGAGCTGAAAGAAAAAAGTGGAAAAGTACTCCAACAGTAGAGAAGAACAAGAAGGTGGAGATTGTGAAGAACCAGATAACCCAGGAGTTGGAAGAGTTCATTACGAATAAGCTGAAGGGGAAAGAAGCGAAGGTGGTGATTCAGAAAACCTTGTTCTCAAGTGATCTGAGAAAAAACCAGAACAGGTTGAGTATGCCGATGAAACAACTGAAACCGGATGAGTTCTTGAGGAAAAATGAGAAAGAAGATTTGGagaatggaatggaattgaaGGTGGGATTGTTGGGGCCAAGATTAGAGATGCATAAGAAGCCGATGATGTTGAAGATGTGGCGTATGAAGAGCACCAAAAACTACGTCCTCAAAACCAACTGGAACGAGTTTGTGATGGTGAATGAAAAGGATTTCAAGAATAAGGAGAACACAGAGATTCAGGTTTGGTCGTTTCGCATAGATGAGGACCTGTGCTTTGCAATTACATTTTTGGAGAAAGATGTAGAAGGTCAAAACGACGCCACTTAA